tagaaaaatttaaagatttttttcaaagagaaatgctatgtccacaacattttcataacaaatcatatgtTGCAGGTTGTTACGGATTGTTATTAGTAGGGtataaaagtaatttcagtggtaggttcaaattagaaccaataacaactaatcaactatgatttgttgtgaaaacaTTGTATACGTagtatctttctttcttttatgaaGTGACAAATGAAAATAGCAAATGAGATTTATATGTGTTAGTCTCAAACcttttttaaaatgatgtaattattttataacGAAATATAGTTTATACAATATATCAGATTTTCAAAACTAAGCTATCAATATTTTTAGGTAATATGTAATGGGAGGGATATGGGGGCATGGAGTTTATAGGATAGGTTGGAATCTATATATATGGTATCAACAAAAATGCAGCATTCAACTCTAgctttaaatttgatttatggTGATATAAACCTTTTCACATCTCATCATCAGCATATGGGCTCATGACAGTAGCAATTACAATGTGCTCCACATCACAATTGACTATTGGTTTTTGGATGAATGAAAAGATTTCATTAATGAAACCTTTAACTACAACAAGCTGGTTAAGCAAGCAACAAAAACAGACCACTAACCAAGCACAACTAATTGCTTAAAAAGCAGTTCAGCCTCAACAACCACCCAGACCTACAActtcaaattcatcaaatgtCAGGCCTTCTAATGCTTCAGCTGGTGGTCATAGTGAGACAAAAGACATTTTCCCTCTACAATAGTCACATGTTAAACCTTCTATGACCAACTCTACAGGTTTACCAATGAATCTAGCTACCCCAGATATTAGCTCAACCCAAGATTCTTCACAAACCCAATGTCCCCAAACTCCATGCAATAACAAACAGGAGAAACAAACATTTGAATCTTCTTCAGACTGTCAGAAAAGTTTCAAGCCCCCAcctcctccacctccacctccaccccCATGTGTGACATattttccttcttcatctcaAACCTTTCCAAAATCATCAAACACTCCATCTTGTattccaccaccaccaccaccatgtcCACCTcgtttaaaaggaaaaaataactCTACTAAAGGCCCACCCCTTCCTCCTCCACCCCCATATGTGacattttttccttcttcatctcaGACCCCTCCAAAATCATCAAAAGCTCCATCTTCTATTCCACCACCACCATGTCCACCTCCTTtgtcaaaaggaaaaaacaacTCTGCCAAAGGCCCGCCTCCTCCACCATCTCGACCGCCTCAATCTACTCCATTGGGCAAATATGCAGCTCCATTACCAAAATTGAAGCCATTCCACTGGGACAAGGTAAAAGCTGCCCCTGATCAACCTATGGTTTGGGATATGCTGCCACATTCATTTAAGTAAGTTGCTTTAGCATTACGTTTTTAACCATGTTAGGATACTAAAATTTTTACTACATTAGTcgccaattacaaaaaataaaaataaaaaatttactgtttattttatgttgttgaAGTAGCACAAATCAAATTAACTGTCACATCATTTTGTAAGCCTTTTGTAGTAAAATTGGTGGTagctttagaattttttgtactttcttTGGCTACAAtatatttcttctctttctgTGTAATTGAACATATTATGAATCACGAAACAGGTTGGACGAGGAAATGATTGATTCACTTTTTGGAGACAATTTAAAAAACTGTTTCTATATAATTGAACTTATTATGAATCACGAAACAGGTTAGACGAGGAAATGATTGAATCACTTTTCGGAGACAATTTAAAAAACTCaatgaacagtgatgaagctaAGAAGAAGACTCCTCCAAGCAAGCATGTCTTTGAGCCAAAGAGACTACAAAACATAAGTATAGTGTCAAAAGCCTTGAATGTGACTGCTGAGGAAGTATGTAAAGCACTAATACAAGGTATAACTTAgctttaaaaaataagcaattGTGATTGAGTGCCTATTTTTCCACATTGTGAGAATGAAGTTGTGAGGAGCATGGAAGAACAATAAATGTGAACTAAAACACAGTTATTATATATgccccataaattattttgagatgTGAATTCTAAGCAATTCACTTATGTTAGAATTGGATTTTCAAGTTTCAGCGTCAgtttttaaagatttttggTCAGGACAATAATGAAGAATGATGGCTTCTGTCCTGTAGTCCTGTACTTCCAGCAAATGGATTATAGATTGCAAATTACTAAAAAGGTTCTCATCACTTTTAGAACAGGATCCCTCTCCAAAAGTTAAGGTTTTCCAGCATATGGAGAGAGGCCATTGCAAGATCAGGATTTTATTTCTTGTATATCCGTGTGTAGACATGGTTTTCTATAGACCTTTGAATTTGTGATGTTTAATCTAAACCATGAAATGGATCCTTCCCAAATGGAAATGATCGTTCCATAACTTTTGAGGAGAGAAAATATATCGCCAACAAACAATTCATGGTGTTATATCAAGTACAAGTGCAGACATACTCATGCCTTCACCtgattataatttttatcaaatggTGGGAAGCAGGGAAAGGTTTGGGTTTGCAACAACTGGAGGCATTGGTGAAGATGGTACCTACCAAAGAAGAAGAGGCTAAGCTCTCTAGCTATGAAGGAGACATTAATGAACTGGAGTCTGTAGAGaagtttttcaaagaaattcTTGAAATACCATTTGCCTTTCTACGAGTTGAAGCCATGCTTTACAGAGAAACTTTTGAAGATGAGGTGGTTCAGTTCAGGAAATCTTTTTCAATGCTAGAGGTAACCATCAATCATAAACATATCAGTTTTGATCAAAACCAACATTTCTAATACAATGATCATTCTGACTCTGAtttatgttgttactaggaGGCCTGCAAGGAACTCAGATCAAGCAGGCTCTTCTTAAAGCTACTTGAAGCCGTGCTCAAAACAGGCAATCGTATGAATGTTGGAACTAGCAGAGGAGGTGCTAGAGCATTTAAGCTTGATACCCTCCTTAAACTTGCTCATGTGAAAGGCACTGATGGGAAAACTACCTTACTCCACTTTGTTGTTCAAGAAATACTCCTGTCTGAGGGAATTAGAGTTTCAGATAGTATTATGGGGGTTGAACAGAGTAAAGAAGATTACAGAAGAATGGGTCTTGATCGTGTTTCTGGTCTGAGTACAGAACTCTCCAATGTGAAAGAGACAGCTACAATTGACTTGAATGTTCTTGCAAGCTCTGTCTCAACCCTATCAGATGGATTGGCCACACTGCAACATCTAGTACAAAAGGACTTGTGTATGGATGAACAAAATGGAAACTTTGTCAACTCAATGAGATCCTTCATAAATTATGCagagaaaattctgaaagacTTGCAGGGAGAAGAAGATAGGGTCCTAACACATGTCAAAGAAATTACTGAGTACTTTCATGGAGATGTGAGCAAACACGAAGACAACCCACTTCGGATATTTGTCATTGTGAGAGAATTTCTGGGCATGTTAGATCATGTTTGCAAAGAGCTTAGAAGCTCTTGAGCTTTACACTGTCCAAATTCTCTGGCACCATTCTGGTAGGTTAAATTGCTTGGTGTGTTTAAAAGATACAGCTCATCACCAATCAGTTtgtaagtttatttatttatttattcatgtGGAGCTTTAAACCATGCAGATTGAATTGCTTGCATACTCTAAACAATTGATCCGGGGTTGTTGGGTTGAGTTGAGTAAAGTAGACTGAAATCTTATTTGGGGATATGTAATAACAAATAACAGCATATTAAATTAGCTAAATGCAGATCTAAATTAGAAATTAACGCATGTTGCTGCTTGGAAAGAAAAACCAGACTATAACAGTCATTATCCTAATCAGTAATGTCAACTAGACTATTCTACTATTCTAGTACTTAATCTTACCCAagacaaatttattttgtttccatACAGGGTCAGTGACTTGTTTGTCAAGGACATGTCTGAATAAAAAGAATGTCCAAGAAGATTCAACCAAAAAATCTATGTATACGGCACAGCACAAtgcttatttttactttttagtagATAATTTTCGCCACTTTGTTTACTGATCCAccatattttcacaacaaacaCTCGTATCAAAATTAGGACCTTACCTATTGCAGAAATTTCTTTCTCTAGGCAAGAATTACACACGGTTAAATGTTTCAAAAGCCAATTTCCAACCTTCTCCCCAATATGAACATTCTGAAGTTTTTTTAGAAAGCTTGACATTCTGTTGCAACTTACAACATATTTACTTCTATTTGAAATGGACTCATAAGCATCCTCATATGATACACTAAATTGTTTTCGAATTCGCTATGAAAGCTTTAAAAATTActtcaatatatgaatagtACACTATTTCTCCTTATACGCCTAAGTACTAATCTTGATCTCTTTTTCCAGGTCGTAGTTATTGTCCAACCATTCGAGAGCTTCTTTCAATCTTCTCCTTATCATCCAAATCAATCTTATCTGCCAACTTGTCCTTGTCTCCAATGGTGCTCCTCATGTTGTAGATGTACGTCTCCAACTCTTGTTCCTGGCATCAATTCTCTCCTTTGCCTTCTTATCCTCTTCTGCAAACTGCTCGGCCTCCTTCAGCATCCTCTCAATTTCTTATCCTCTTCTGACTTCTTAGCTGCCTTTTTTTCTGCTTACACATGTAAGATACCATTGGCCAACCTCAAAGGTAACCTCAATTTGGTGGGCTCCCCTGCAATAAGAATCAGAACATTGGTCCGAATCCACAAGCTATAGGCTATAGTTATATAGGATATAAAAATCATTGCAATGCAGTAAACTTCTATTTCCTTGAAACTAGTGACATTACACAAATATCACAGTCCATTTTCTGTTTAGATTACCTTGGAGCAGGTGGAATGCCAGATAAATCAAACCTCCCAAGTCCACAACAATCCTTTGTCAAGCTTCTTTCACCTTTGAAGACCTGAAAATTTTCGAAGATACATTAGTCTCAAAACACTACATGCAGCATGTTTATAATAGAGTAAGGTTTCTTCATTCTTGCATGGATTCATATGTTATACCTTGATGGACACTGTGGTTTGCTGGTTGACACccttgtttttgtttggctCCTTGCCATCAAAGAAAAGGCTACTTCTTCTTGGAACGTCTTTTCCTCACACGTTTTTTATTCATTGTGTCAGTCAACAAATCCTTGCTAAAATTTCATGACGAGACACACTGACACAGACTACAGTTTCTTTATGGTAGCAGCATGAGATTTCTAATATGACATAAGCGTGGGATTGCCTTATTCCAACATAAAATTGGTACACTCCATGTGCTCGTCACGAAACTACTACAAGGTTTTGGTGACATTGATGCAGTAGCATAAAAACATTTGAGGAataagggtgagtttggttcagcttttagAAAAAGTGCAtgatgaaaaagtggagttttgtaaaagtgcataatgtaaaaagtggagtttcaaaaagctgagtgtttggtaaaagctgttaaaaagtgcataatgaaaaagctgagtgtttggtaaaagctgataaaagtggctttttgaggagtaaatgaccaaaaaggacaatgtatatataagggaatttatttcaaaaattttttttttatgtgagtttgtttcatacttaaatcaattacttcatcatacttaaatcaatttttctctttctaaaaaaattatttttttcttaccaatattagctaataataatctaccacttaagatttattgtgaaagtattgtaaaaatattgtgataaaaattgatagtaattttaattttaacatactattaa
This genomic stretch from Quercus lobata isolate SW786 chromosome 3, ValleyOak3.0 Primary Assembly, whole genome shotgun sequence harbors:
- the LOC115979731 gene encoding formin-like protein 11, encoding MTNSTGLPMNLATPDISSTQDSSQTQCPQTPCNNKQEKQTFESSSDCQKSFKPPPPPPPPPPPCVTYFPSSSQTFPKSSNTPSCIPPPPPPCPPRLKGKNNSTKGPPLPPPPPYVTFFPSSSQTPPKSSKAPSSIPPPPCPPPLSKGKNNSAKGPPPPPSRPPQSTPLGKYAAPLPKLKPFHWDKVKAAPDQPMVWDMLPHSFKLDEEMIESLFGDNLKNSMNSDEAKKKTPPSKHVFEPKRLQNISIVSKALNVTAEEVCKALIQGKGLGLQQLEALVKMVPTKEEEAKLSSYEGDINELESVEKFFKEILEIPFAFLRVEAMLYRETFEDEVVQFRKSFSMLEEACKELRSSRLFLKLLEAVLKTGNRMNVGTSRGGARAFKLDTLLKLAHVKGTDGKTTLLHFVVQEILLSEGIRVSDSIMGVEQSKEDYRRMGLDRVSGLSTELSNVKETATIDLNVLASSVSTLSDGLATLQHLVQKDLCMDEQNGNFVNSMRSFINYAEKILKDLQGEEDRVLTHVKEITEYFHGDVSKHEDNPLRIFVIVREFLGMLDHVCKELRSS